The proteins below are encoded in one region of Nitrospira sp.:
- a CDS encoding metal ABC transporter ATP-binding protein gives MTHPIIRFDHATFGFPGTIALEDISLTIPESEFVGVIGPNGSGKTTLCRAVLGLMAPLRGTLRVLDCACEELRCHHRALIGYLPQKGMLDRNFPVTVLEAVMMGRYGALGLFRRPSGKDRDIARQALTQVGMDHHRDSALGALSGGQQQRVFIARALAQQPRILLLDEPTTGLDLTAQHSVVELIQQLHQQLKLTILMITHDINMIRSRVDRLVLLKTKLFAAGPPHEVLQPDILSQVYGKELVITDKDFVIVEDYHHHH, from the coding sequence ATGACCCATCCCATTATCCGTTTCGACCATGCCACCTTCGGATTTCCCGGCACCATCGCGCTGGAGGATATTTCGCTGACCATTCCGGAATCGGAATTCGTCGGCGTGATCGGCCCGAACGGCTCGGGGAAAACCACCCTGTGCCGCGCCGTGCTCGGCTTGATGGCCCCGTTACGCGGCACGCTCCGCGTCCTCGACTGTGCCTGCGAGGAACTTCGTTGCCACCATCGCGCCCTCATCGGATATCTCCCGCAAAAAGGCATGCTCGACCGCAATTTTCCTGTCACCGTATTGGAAGCCGTCATGATGGGACGATACGGCGCGCTCGGCCTGTTTCGTCGCCCATCAGGAAAGGATCGTGACATCGCCCGGCAGGCCCTCACGCAAGTCGGCATGGACCACCACCGGGACTCGGCCCTGGGAGCGCTGTCGGGTGGGCAACAGCAACGTGTCTTCATTGCGCGAGCACTGGCGCAACAACCCCGCATTCTCCTGCTGGATGAGCCCACGACCGGCCTCGATCTGACGGCGCAACATAGCGTGGTGGAACTCATCCAGCAGCTGCATCAACAATTGAAACTCACAATTCTCATGATTACCCACGACATCAACATGATTCGCTCACGCGTCGATCGGTTGGTGCTGCTCAAAACGAAACTGTTTGCGGCCGGCCCGCCGCATGAGGTATTGCAGCCGGATATTTTGAGCCAGGTGTACGGGAAAGAATTGGTGATCACCGACAAGGACTTTGTGATCGTGGAGGATTACCATCATCACCATTGA